In the genome of Triticum urartu cultivar G1812 chromosome 5, Tu2.1, whole genome shotgun sequence, one region contains:
- the LOC125511547 gene encoding interleukin-1 receptor-associated kinase 3-like isoform X2 produces the protein MGGNRGIFNDIKASPLRLNSVTIRSGEVIYSLAFSYSDNYEKQHHAGPWGGCKDFSYGSFDTIQLGPSEFLTEVSGTIAFSAQYSSNVITSVMFTTTGRQYGPFGGGVGIPFHSPVMSNGSIVGFFAHAEWVVESIGLYVNSESKLWEPMKGQDSVTKIGPWGSDTGRPNDVDVLPGRLISVVVHNSTVINSLTFAYIDWDGQQQTAGPWGWTPEPFDGKIDTIILGRSEFLTAVSGTLGRNSGYSDVVTSLYFVTNTGGYGPYGKGGGTRFRSSLQGNGSIVGFFVNVRGDEIDAIGVYFSPEMEACKEKEEGGVGISRSMACRERVEMESASNVLEHIVLDRSAEPTNLPLALLKHITEDFNDKRQIGCGGFGIVYKGDLQNSSVAVKRILNCHTFNDESFNRETTSLISVKHKNIVRFLGYCANTENKAMKHSESGEPSKYIFAEMRERLLCFEYISNGSLDRYLTDELRGLEWHTRYQIIRGICDGLVYLHTEKGIVHRDMKPENILLDDLMIPKITDFGISELLDGATHAVTSDPTGSRGYCAPEFIARGEVSIRSDIYSLGVIIKELVTGCKDEPDIQNVLRRWRYRWNKSANYPPFGYQQVSKCIEIALRCLSDSPKKRPKISDIVSMLNTMESPNEHITNLGNSPAGPISAYPWELLEFDLLELNFPFEVNKQIPCPLQLTNVTDDYVAFDIEMMGILRYCIKPEKRVVPPRSMCNVMVTLQPHERVPHAMVCKDELFILQCAAVSEGLTAEDIIEDMLNKKSGKEVDKVTLKVVILPLAID, from the exons ATGGGTGGAAACAGAGGCATCTTTAATGACATCAAAGCGTCACCACTGCGTCTGAATAGCGTCACAATCCGTAGTGGAGAGGTCATATATTCACTTGCATTTTCGTACAGCGATAACTATGAAAAGCAGCACCATGCAGGTCCATGGGGGGGTTGTAAAGACTTTTCTTATGGCAGCTTTGACACG ATTCAACTAGGACCCTCGGAGTTCCTGACCGAAGTTTCGGGAACAATTGCTTTCTCTGCCCAATATTCTTCCAACGTTATAACATCTGTTATGTTTACCACCACTGGTCGTCAGTATGGACCTTTTGGAGGAGGAGTAGGAATTCCTTTTCACAGTCCAGTGATGAGCAATGGCAGCATCGTTGGCTTCTTCGCCCATGCTGAGTGGGTGGTTGAGTCAATTGGTCTTTATGTGAACTCTGAGAGTAAACTTTGGGAACCAATGAAAGGACAG GACTCGGTTACAAAAATTGGGCCATGGGGCAGTGATACAGGGAGGCCTAATGACGTGGATGTGTTACCTGGTCGTCTGATAAGTGTGGTAGTTCATAATAGTACTGTAATCAATTCACTTACGTTTGCATACATTGACTGGGATGGGCAACAGCAGACCGCTGGTCCGTGGGGTTGGACGCCTGAGCCATTCGACGGGAAAATTGACACG ATTATTCTTGGGCGGTCAGAGTTTTTGACTGCAGTTTCTGGAACACTTGGTCGTAACTCCGGATATTCAGATGTTGTAACATCACTTTACTTTGTCACCAATACTGGTGGCTATGGACCATACGGAAAAGGAGGGGGGACTCGTTTCAGAAGTTCGCTGCAGGGCAATGGTAGTATAGTTGGCTTCTTTGTCAATGTTAGGGGAGACGAGATTGACGCAATTGGTGTCTATTTTAGCCCAGAGATGGAGGCATGCAAAGAGAAG GAGGAAGGAGGCGTCGGGATTTCACGCAGTATGGCTTGCAGAGAAAG GGTGGAGATGGAATCAGCCTCAAATGTCCTGGAGCATATAGTACTTGACCGAAGCGCGGAGCCGACTAATCTGCCGTTAGCACTTTTAAAACACATCACTGAGGATTTCAATGATAAGCGACAAATTGGCTGTGGTGGATTCGGAATCGTTTACAAG GGCGATCTTCAAAACAGTAGTGTTGCTGTTAAAAGGATTTTAAACTGCCATACATTCAACGATGAATCATTTAATCGTGAGACTACTTCTCTAATCAGTGTAAAACACAAAAATATAGTACGGTTTCTGGGCTACTGTGCCAATACAGAGAATAAAGCAATGAAACATTCAGAATCAGGAGAACCTTCGAAGTATATTTTTGCCGAGATGAGGGAAAGATTACTCTGTTTCGAGTATATCAGTAATGGAAGCCTTGACAGATATCTTACTG ACGAACTAAGGGGACTTGAATGGCATACGCGCTACCAGATAATTCGAGGAATCTGTGATGGTTTGGTTTATCTTCACACGGAAAAGGGTATTGTTCATAGGGACATGAAACCTGAGAATATACTGCTTGATGATCTTATGATACCAAAAATTACAGATTTTGGTATATCAGAACTCCTTGATGGAGCAACACACGCTGTCACTAGTGACCCCACAGGATCACG TGGATATTGTGCTCCGGAATTCATAGCTCGTGGTGAGGTGTCAATCAGGTCAGACATATACAGTCTGGGCGTTATAATCAAAGAGCTCGTGACTGGATGTAAGGATGAACCTGATATTCAAAAT GTACTTAGAAGGTGGAGGTACAGATGGAATAAATCAGCGAACTATCCACCATTTGGATACCAACAGGTAAGTAAATGCATTGAAATAGCGTTAAGGTGCTTGTCAGACTCCCCAAAGAAGAGGCCTAAAATATCAGATATAGTCAGTATGCTTAATACAATGGAAAGTCCGAATGAGCACATTACCAATCTTGGTAACTCTCCAGCTGGCCCG ATAAGCGCTTACCCATGGGAGCTACTTGAGTTTGACTTGCTCGAGCTGAATTTCCCGTTCGAGGTAAACAAGCAGATACCATGCCCACTTCAGCTAACTAACGTAACTGATGATTACGTTGCCTTTGATATTGAAATGATGGGCATACTACGGTATTGCATTAAACCGGAGAAACGTGTTGTGCCACCACGATCAATGTGCAATGTCATGGTAACACTGCAACCACATGAGAGGGTGCCGCATGCTATGGTGTGCAAGGATGAGTTGTTCATTCTGCAGTGTGCCGCCGTGAGTGAGGGTCTCACGGCCGAGGATATCATTGAAGACATGTTAAACAAGAAGTCGGGTAAAGAAGTCGATAAGGTGACGTTGAAGGTTGTTATTTTGCCCCTCGCCATCGACTAA
- the LOC125511547 gene encoding uncharacterized protein LOC125511547 isoform X1, whose product MEFTASMASTAADVRPWPPPLPADHQAEEAAAAEVEKECMFVKVVTPSDTGKLNRLVIPKQHAEKYFPLDASSNDNGLLLDFEDSAGKPWRFRYSYWNSSQSYVMTKGWSRFVRETLLEAGDTVFFSRGVGEAARGRLFIDWRRRRGPDVVLSSPHHRGFTLLSVGSDGFAYPHPNLEGDSVKEIDKIQLGPSEFLTEVSGTIAFSAQYSSNVITSVMFTTTGRQYGPFGGGVGIPFHSPVMSNGSIVGFFAHAEWVVESIGLYVNSESKLWEPMKGQDSVTKIGPWGSDTGRPNDVDVLPGRLISVVVHNSTVINSLTFAYIDWDGQQQTAGPWGWTPEPFDGKIDTIILGRSEFLTAVSGTLGRNSGYSDVVTSLYFVTNTGGYGPYGKGGGTRFRSSLQGNGSIVGFFVNVRGDEIDAIGVYFSPEMEACKEKEEGGVGISRSMACRERVEMESASNVLEHIVLDRSAEPTNLPLALLKHITEDFNDKRQIGCGGFGIVYKGDLQNSSVAVKRILNCHTFNDESFNRETTSLISVKHKNIVRFLGYCANTENKAMKHSESGEPSKYIFAEMRERLLCFEYISNGSLDRYLTDELRGLEWHTRYQIIRGICDGLVYLHTEKGIVHRDMKPENILLDDLMIPKITDFGISELLDGATHAVTSDPTGSRGYCAPEFIARGEVSIRSDIYSLGVIIKELVTGCKDEPDIQNVLRRWRYRWNKSANYPPFGYQQVSKCIEIALRCLSDSPKKRPKISDIVSMLNTMESPNEHITNLGNSPAGPISAYPWELLEFDLLELNFPFEVNKQIPCPLQLTNVTDDYVAFDIEMMGILRYCIKPEKRVVPPRSMCNVMVTLQPHERVPHAMVCKDELFILQCAAVSEGLTAEDIIEDMLNKKSGKEVDKVTLKVVILPLAID is encoded by the exons ATGGAGTTCACGGCAAGCATGGCCTCCACGGCGGCTGATGTTCGCCCGtggccgccgccgctgccagcTGATCATCAGGCTGAGgaggccgcggcggcggaggtggaGAAGGAGTGCATGTTCGTCAAGGTGGTCACGCCGAGCGACACGGGCAAGCTGAACCGGCTGGTGATCCCGAAGCAGCACGCCGAGAAGTACTTCCCGCTGGACGCCTCCTCCAACGACAACGGCCTCCTGCTCGACTTCGAGGACAGCGCAGGGAAGCCATGGCGCTTCCGCTACTCCTACTGGAACAGCAGCCAGAGCTACGTGATGACTAAGGGGTGGAGCCGCTTCGTCAGGGAGACGCTCCTCGAGGCCGGCGACACCGTCTTCTTCAGCCGCGGCGTCGGGGAGGCCGCCAGAGGCAGGCTCTTCATCGActggcgccgccgccgcggccccgACGTGGTCCTGTCGTCCCCGCACCACCGAGGCTTCACCCTCCTCTCCGTGGGGAGCGATGGGTTCGCATATCCCCACCCAAACCTAGAAGGTGATAGTGTAAAGGAGATAGATAAG ATTCAACTAGGACCCTCGGAGTTCCTGACCGAAGTTTCGGGAACAATTGCTTTCTCTGCCCAATATTCTTCCAACGTTATAACATCTGTTATGTTTACCACCACTGGTCGTCAGTATGGACCTTTTGGAGGAGGAGTAGGAATTCCTTTTCACAGTCCAGTGATGAGCAATGGCAGCATCGTTGGCTTCTTCGCCCATGCTGAGTGGGTGGTTGAGTCAATTGGTCTTTATGTGAACTCTGAGAGTAAACTTTGGGAACCAATGAAAGGACAG GACTCGGTTACAAAAATTGGGCCATGGGGCAGTGATACAGGGAGGCCTAATGACGTGGATGTGTTACCTGGTCGTCTGATAAGTGTGGTAGTTCATAATAGTACTGTAATCAATTCACTTACGTTTGCATACATTGACTGGGATGGGCAACAGCAGACCGCTGGTCCGTGGGGTTGGACGCCTGAGCCATTCGACGGGAAAATTGACACG ATTATTCTTGGGCGGTCAGAGTTTTTGACTGCAGTTTCTGGAACACTTGGTCGTAACTCCGGATATTCAGATGTTGTAACATCACTTTACTTTGTCACCAATACTGGTGGCTATGGACCATACGGAAAAGGAGGGGGGACTCGTTTCAGAAGTTCGCTGCAGGGCAATGGTAGTATAGTTGGCTTCTTTGTCAATGTTAGGGGAGACGAGATTGACGCAATTGGTGTCTATTTTAGCCCAGAGATGGAGGCATGCAAAGAGAAG GAGGAAGGAGGCGTCGGGATTTCACGCAGTATGGCTTGCAGAGAAAG GGTGGAGATGGAATCAGCCTCAAATGTCCTGGAGCATATAGTACTTGACCGAAGCGCGGAGCCGACTAATCTGCCGTTAGCACTTTTAAAACACATCACTGAGGATTTCAATGATAAGCGACAAATTGGCTGTGGTGGATTCGGAATCGTTTACAAG GGCGATCTTCAAAACAGTAGTGTTGCTGTTAAAAGGATTTTAAACTGCCATACATTCAACGATGAATCATTTAATCGTGAGACTACTTCTCTAATCAGTGTAAAACACAAAAATATAGTACGGTTTCTGGGCTACTGTGCCAATACAGAGAATAAAGCAATGAAACATTCAGAATCAGGAGAACCTTCGAAGTATATTTTTGCCGAGATGAGGGAAAGATTACTCTGTTTCGAGTATATCAGTAATGGAAGCCTTGACAGATATCTTACTG ACGAACTAAGGGGACTTGAATGGCATACGCGCTACCAGATAATTCGAGGAATCTGTGATGGTTTGGTTTATCTTCACACGGAAAAGGGTATTGTTCATAGGGACATGAAACCTGAGAATATACTGCTTGATGATCTTATGATACCAAAAATTACAGATTTTGGTATATCAGAACTCCTTGATGGAGCAACACACGCTGTCACTAGTGACCCCACAGGATCACG TGGATATTGTGCTCCGGAATTCATAGCTCGTGGTGAGGTGTCAATCAGGTCAGACATATACAGTCTGGGCGTTATAATCAAAGAGCTCGTGACTGGATGTAAGGATGAACCTGATATTCAAAAT GTACTTAGAAGGTGGAGGTACAGATGGAATAAATCAGCGAACTATCCACCATTTGGATACCAACAGGTAAGTAAATGCATTGAAATAGCGTTAAGGTGCTTGTCAGACTCCCCAAAGAAGAGGCCTAAAATATCAGATATAGTCAGTATGCTTAATACAATGGAAAGTCCGAATGAGCACATTACCAATCTTGGTAACTCTCCAGCTGGCCCG ATAAGCGCTTACCCATGGGAGCTACTTGAGTTTGACTTGCTCGAGCTGAATTTCCCGTTCGAGGTAAACAAGCAGATACCATGCCCACTTCAGCTAACTAACGTAACTGATGATTACGTTGCCTTTGATATTGAAATGATGGGCATACTACGGTATTGCATTAAACCGGAGAAACGTGTTGTGCCACCACGATCAATGTGCAATGTCATGGTAACACTGCAACCACATGAGAGGGTGCCGCATGCTATGGTGTGCAAGGATGAGTTGTTCATTCTGCAGTGTGCCGCCGTGAGTGAGGGTCTCACGGCCGAGGATATCATTGAAGACATGTTAAACAAGAAGTCGGGTAAAGAAGTCGATAAGGTGACGTTGAAGGTTGTTATTTTGCCCCTCGCCATCGACTAA